A part of Coregonus clupeaformis isolate EN_2021a unplaced genomic scaffold, ASM2061545v1 scaf2150, whole genome shotgun sequence genomic DNA contains:
- the LOC123488312 gene encoding protein rapunzel-like: MTSPLEKVVAQKKEAIEAVMESFERGAEVLASAVGELFPLCEAAAPVLRLALDNVQSKEVFYVKEQFLAVRNKLDVLSTQLEDIDCEIKKGRLDSQYFLVEENIRNQFRKYMDILEAKPQFREVKTRLFLEHFSKTGGEKNLYVLYDALMGTNSFGESILEVVERYEARNRRVLEDFCVRMKELFCLGLIALLGHCALTKGPDEEQETIHDWSSKIEKVESKMKACIEVCVAAFPEQACLDAQRLLQEKDECNLQDTAQEVQEFLTRKYDWVSWSVRVVNHSGSSYRNWRAGDHFQHMAGQNWFEVLQVNDTNLMVSYSTSPQPVPRDCIRQLMEGPGKKGGAQAVVEVLEKQLAGFVVHAVSRHKESEATWSFPEDCHYWERHKNVALCVHSE; encoded by the exons ATGACAAGTCCTCTGGAGAAGGTGGTGGCCCAGAAGAAAGAGGCCATCGAGGCTGTGATGGAGAGTTTTGAGCGAGGGGCTGAGGTGTTGGCCAGCGCAGTAGGGGAGCTTTTCCCTCTCTGCGAGGCAGCCGCCCCTGTCCTACGACTAGCCCTGGACAACGTGCAGAGCAAAGAGGTCTTCTATGTCAAAGAGCAGTTCCTGGCCGTGAGGAACAAGCTGGACGTACTGTCCACCCAGCTGGAGGACATTGACTGTGAGATTAAGAAGGGCCGGCTGGATTCCCAGTACTTCTTGGTGGAGGAGAACATCAGGAACCAGTTCCGAAAGTACATGGACATTCTGGAGGCCAAGCCACAGTTTCGGGAGGTCAAGACGAGGCTGTTTCTGGAGCACTTCTCCAAGACCGGAGGGGAGAAGAACCTGTATGTGCTGTATGATGCTCTGATGGGCACCAACAGCTTTGGGGAGTCCATCTTAGAGGTAGTTGAGAG GTATGAGGCGAGGAACAGGCGCGTGCTGGAGGACTTCTGTGTCAGGATGAAGGAGCTCTTCTGCCTGGGCCTGATTGCCCTGCTGGGCCACTGTGCCCTCACCAAGGGCCCCGATGAGGAGCAGGAAACCATCCATGACTGGAGCAGCAAAATCGAGAAAGTGGAATCAAAGATGAAGGCATGCATCGAAGTCTGCGTAGCAGCCTTCCCTGAACAGGCCTGCCTTGACGCCCAGCGTCTTCTCCAGGAAAAAGATGAATGCAATCTTCAGGACACGGCTCAGGAAGTACAGGAATTCCTCACCAGGAAGTACGACTGGGTGAGCTGGTCGGTCCGAGTGGTCAACCACTCTGGCAGCAGCTATCGGAACTGGCGTGCCGGGGACCACTTCCAACACATGGCTGGTCAGAACTGGTTCGAGGTGTTGCAGGTGAACGATACCAACCTGATGGTTTCCTACAGTACCAGTCCCCAACCGGTGCCCCGCGACTGCATCCGGCAACTGATGGAGGGGCCGGGGAAGAAGGGCGGTGCCCAGGCCGTGGTGGAGGTCCTGGAGAAGCAGCTGGCGGGGTTCGTGGTGCATGCTGTCAGTCGCCACAAGGAGAGCGAGGCCACCTGGAGCTTCCCTGAGGACTGCCATTACTGGGAGAGGCACAAGAACGTGGCGCTGTGCGTACACTCAGAGTGA